The following coding sequences lie in one Streptomyces sp. NBC_00510 genomic window:
- a CDS encoding ABC transporter ATP-binding protein/permease — protein sequence MGYCWRYRGNVGLALGSSLAGMAVMALVPLVPKLIIDDVIVKHDKPLAPWAAVLIAAAVVVYLMTFLRRFYGGRLALDVQHDMRTDMFHSLTRLDGARQDELNTGQVVGRATSDLQLIQGLLFMAPMMIGNVLLFVLSIVVMFVLSPMLTLIALAVAPALWFLADRSRKRLFPATWYAQGQAAAVAGIVDGSVTGVRVVKGFGQEQQEMSKLRSVSERLFAGRLRTIRFNARYGPALQAVPSLGQVGMLALGGWMAVKGQITLGTFVAFSTYLAQLTGPVRMLTMMLTVGQQARAGVERVTELIDTRPSLEEGAGQLPREAPATVEFDHVSFGYDRTRPVLDDFSLTVEPGETVAVVGASGSGKSTVSLLLPRFYDVTGGAVRVGGRDVRDLTFDSLRDAIGLVPEDSFLFSDTVRANIAYGHPDATDEQILTATRHAQADEFISALPEGYGTVVGEQGLTLSGGQRQRVALARAILTDPRLLVLDDATSAVDARVEAEIHDALREVMAGRTTLLIAHRRSTLALADRIAVLEAGRLVDVGTHEELEARCPLYRRLLTDPDELGSDVVTHDPAGEVVPLTEWPGEGAIAAPAARPAAEAPAEGGVTAALWPQDRRHRDEDTGRTQSAPSPAATRGGPGGMASAMAGMPATPELLAQVAALPPALDTPDVDEDRAASVEKDFGLRSLLRGFRGPLLLSLLFVAVDALAGLLLPVLIRHGIDSGVRQAALGAVWAASLLGLAVVAAQWGAQWGSTRLTGRTGERVLYTLRVKIFSHLHRLGLDYYERELSGRIMTRMTTDVDALSTFLQTGLVTALVSVLTFLGILVALLVIDVQLALIVFATLPVLFVATWVFRRKSVKAYELARERVSVVNADLQEHVAGLRVVQAFRGERGGAERFADRSDAYRQARVRGQWLISVYFPFVQLLSSVAAALVLIVGAHRVGAGTLTAGALVAYLLYIDLFFSPVQQLSQVFDGYQQASVSLGRIRELLRTPTATPPAGSPRSVGRLRGEIAFRDVHFRYTEEGAEALSGIDLRIPAGQTVAFVGETGAGKSTLVKMVARFYDPTSGAVLVDGQDIRELDLTGYRQRLGVVPQEAYLFEGTVRDAIAYGRMDATDAEVEAAARAVGAHDMIATLDGGYLHSVSERGRNLSAGQRQLIALARAELVDPDVLLLDEATAALDLATEALVNRAADRLAVRRTTLVVAHRLTTAARADRVVLLDHGRVVEDGTHEQLLAADGRYAELWRTFVGEDESSEAVA from the coding sequence ATGGGGTACTGCTGGCGTTACCGGGGGAACGTGGGCCTCGCGCTCGGTTCCTCCCTCGCCGGCATGGCCGTGATGGCCCTCGTGCCGCTCGTCCCCAAGTTGATCATCGACGACGTCATCGTCAAGCACGACAAGCCGCTCGCCCCCTGGGCGGCCGTGCTGATCGCCGCCGCGGTCGTGGTCTACCTGATGACGTTCCTGCGGCGCTTCTACGGCGGCAGGCTCGCCCTCGACGTGCAGCACGACATGCGCACGGACATGTTCCACTCGCTCACCCGGCTGGACGGCGCGCGCCAGGACGAGCTCAACACCGGCCAGGTCGTCGGCCGGGCCACCAGTGACCTGCAGCTCATCCAGGGCCTGCTCTTCATGGCGCCCATGATGATCGGCAACGTCCTGCTCTTCGTCCTGTCGATCGTCGTGATGTTCGTGCTCTCGCCGATGCTGACCCTGATCGCCCTCGCCGTCGCGCCCGCCCTGTGGTTCCTGGCCGACCGCAGCCGCAAGCGGCTCTTCCCCGCCACCTGGTACGCCCAGGGCCAGGCCGCCGCCGTCGCCGGGATCGTGGACGGCTCGGTGACCGGCGTCCGCGTCGTGAAGGGCTTCGGCCAGGAGCAGCAGGAGATGTCCAAGCTGCGCTCGGTCAGCGAGCGGCTCTTCGCCGGACGGCTGCGCACCATCAGGTTCAACGCGCGCTACGGCCCCGCGCTCCAGGCGGTGCCCTCGCTCGGGCAGGTCGGCATGCTGGCGCTCGGCGGCTGGATGGCCGTGAAGGGCCAGATCACCCTGGGCACCTTCGTCGCGTTCTCGACCTACCTCGCCCAGCTGACCGGCCCGGTGCGCATGCTCACGATGATGCTCACCGTCGGCCAGCAGGCCAGGGCCGGGGTCGAGCGCGTCACCGAGCTCATCGACACCCGGCCCAGCCTGGAGGAGGGCGCCGGGCAGCTGCCCCGCGAGGCCCCGGCCACCGTCGAGTTCGATCACGTCAGCTTCGGCTACGACCGCACCCGTCCCGTGCTGGACGACTTCTCGCTCACCGTCGAGCCCGGCGAGACCGTCGCCGTCGTCGGCGCCTCCGGCAGCGGCAAGTCGACCGTCTCGCTGCTGCTGCCGCGCTTCTACGACGTGACCGGCGGCGCCGTCCGCGTCGGCGGCCGGGACGTGCGCGACCTGACCTTCGACTCCCTGCGCGACGCCATAGGGCTCGTCCCGGAGGACAGCTTCCTGTTCTCCGACACCGTCCGCGCCAACATCGCCTACGGCCACCCCGACGCCACCGACGAGCAGATCCTCACCGCGACCCGGCACGCCCAGGCGGACGAGTTCATCAGCGCCCTGCCCGAGGGGTACGGCACCGTCGTCGGCGAGCAGGGACTGACCCTCTCCGGCGGCCAGCGCCAGCGCGTCGCCCTGGCCCGCGCCATCCTCACCGACCCGCGGCTGCTCGTCCTCGACGACGCGACCTCCGCCGTGGACGCCCGCGTCGAGGCCGAGATCCACGACGCGCTGCGCGAGGTGATGGCGGGCCGCACGACCCTGCTCATCGCCCACCGGCGCTCCACCCTCGCCCTCGCCGACCGGATCGCCGTGCTGGAGGCCGGCCGGCTGGTCGACGTGGGCACCCACGAGGAGCTGGAGGCCCGCTGCCCGCTGTACCGGCGGCTGCTCACCGACCCCGACGAGCTCGGCTCGGACGTCGTCACGCACGACCCCGCGGGCGAGGTCGTGCCGCTGACCGAGTGGCCCGGCGAGGGCGCGATCGCGGCCCCGGCGGCACGTCCCGCCGCCGAGGCGCCCGCGGAGGGCGGCGTGACGGCGGCCCTGTGGCCGCAGGACCGCCGGCACCGAGACGAGGACACCGGGCGGACGCAGTCGGCGCCCTCCCCGGCCGCCACGCGCGGCGGCCCGGGCGGCATGGCCTCGGCCATGGCCGGGATGCCCGCCACCCCCGAGCTGCTCGCGCAGGTGGCGGCGCTGCCCCCGGCCCTGGACACCCCGGACGTCGACGAGGACCGGGCGGCCTCCGTCGAGAAGGACTTCGGCCTGCGCAGTCTGCTGCGCGGCTTCCGTGGCCCCCTGCTGCTCAGCCTGCTGTTCGTCGCCGTCGACGCGCTGGCCGGGCTGCTGCTGCCGGTCCTGATCCGGCACGGCATCGACTCCGGTGTGCGGCAGGCCGCGCTCGGCGCCGTCTGGGCCGCCTCGTTGCTGGGACTCGCCGTGGTCGCCGCGCAGTGGGGCGCGCAGTGGGGCTCCACGCGCCTGACCGGCCGTACCGGCGAGCGCGTGCTCTACACGCTCCGGGTGAAGATCTTCTCCCACCTGCACCGGCTCGGGCTCGACTACTACGAGCGCGAGCTGAGCGGCCGCATCATGACCCGGATGACGACCGACGTCGACGCGCTGTCGACGTTCCTGCAGACCGGACTGGTCACCGCGCTGGTCAGCGTGCTCACCTTCCTCGGCATCCTGGTCGCGCTGCTGGTGATCGACGTCCAGCTGGCGCTGATCGTCTTCGCCACCCTGCCGGTGCTCTTCGTCGCCACCTGGGTCTTCCGCCGCAAGTCCGTGAAGGCCTACGAGCTGGCCCGGGAGCGGGTCAGCGTCGTCAACGCGGACCTGCAGGAGCACGTCGCCGGACTCCGCGTCGTGCAGGCCTTCCGGGGCGAGCGCGGCGGCGCCGAGCGCTTCGCCGACCGCAGCGACGCCTACCGGCAGGCGCGTGTGCGCGGGCAGTGGCTGATCTCGGTGTACTTCCCCTTCGTGCAGCTGCTGTCCAGCGTCGCCGCCGCCCTGGTGCTGATCGTCGGCGCCCACCGGGTCGGCGCGGGCACGCTCACCGCAGGCGCCCTGGTGGCCTACCTGCTCTACATCGACCTGTTCTTCTCGCCCGTGCAGCAGCTCTCCCAGGTCTTCGACGGCTACCAGCAGGCGTCGGTGTCCCTGGGCCGCATCCGCGAACTGCTCCGCACGCCGACCGCCACCCCGCCCGCCGGGTCCCCGCGCAGCGTCGGCCGGCTGCGCGGCGAGATCGCCTTCCGCGACGTGCACTTCCGCTACACCGAGGAGGGCGCCGAGGCGCTGTCCGGGATCGACCTGCGGATCCCCGCGGGCCAGACGGTGGCCTTCGTCGGCGAGACGGGCGCGGGCAAGTCGACCCTGGTCAAGATGGTGGCCCGGTTCTACGACCCGACCTCGGGCGCGGTCCTCGTCGACGGCCAGGACATCCGCGAGCTCGACCTGACCGGCTACCGGCAGCGGCTCGGCGTCGTCCCGCAGGAGGCCTACCTCTTCGAGGGGACGGTCCGCGACGCCATCGCCTACGGGCGGATGGACGCCACCGACGCCGAGGTCGAGGCCGCGGCCCGGGCCGTCGGCGCCCACGACATGATCGCCACGCTGGACGGCGGCTACCTGCACTCGGTCTCCGAGCGGGGCCGCAACCTCTCCGCCGGACAGCGGCAGTTGATCGCCCTGGCCCGCGCCGAGCTGGTCGACCCCGACGTCCTGCTGCTCGACGAGGCGACGGCCGCCCTGGACCTGGCCACCGAGGCCCTGGTCAACCGGGCCGCCGACCGGCTCGCCGTACGCCGCACCACCCTGGTCGTCGCCCACCGGCTGACCACCGCCGCCCGCGCCGACCGGGTCGTCCTCCTCGACCACGGCCGGGTCGTCGAGGACGGCACGCACGAGCAGCTCCTCGCCGCCGACGGCCGCTACGCCGAGCTGTGGCGCACCTTCGTCGGCGAGGACGAGAGCAGCGAGGCCGTCGCCTAG